Genomic DNA from Nymphalis io chromosome 5, ilAglIoxx1.1, whole genome shotgun sequence:
ATATAACCCACTCTTGTTTTACTTTTATCTACTGAAATACTTGAAAAACATAAGTCATCTCActctttatttgttaaaataattatggttGTTTATATAGATCAAAATGGTAAATTTAAAGTGTCTCAATTGCaaggtattatataatataggaatTAAAACTATGCGTTAATTCTCTAGAAACTTGAAACGTGATCGGTTTGTAGTTAAACATAATTAAGGGAATATGTTTAGTGAATTATTGTTTAAGTGTACTACTGTTTGCTTATCAGTTTAAAGGGGTtgacatttcaaaatatatctttttgatTTGTACTACTTTATTCATACCTcgatattgattataaaataatgtactatTTTCACAgtgtaatattttgtaagtcTGTAGTgaaaatatatgtgtaatatcaaaatatttgtttcaattaagttgaaataaaaaaaataaaaataaaacacaatgacATTTATTCTGTAAATCTATTTAcaacagaaaataaatacacGAATATTCACAACATTTACTTCAGAGTAAATGCAAGAGTTTTTAAGCTGCGGTGATACGGAATGAAGTATTTCAGAAGATAGaagaaatatgaaatgaaattattatacacTAACGGCAGAACACTGTATTATAAATGGTCTTAAAAGTCTGGATAAGTGttggtatttaatattaataattaccaaAATGTTATCTTTAGAATTCATACAAGTTATAGGCTACGTGAATGTTTCTGGGATTTAATCGAcgcataaattatttgtacaataaaatataaataaattttaagcttaGAAGTTGATCGGCTTTCCGCTGTATGCCGCCAGGTTAGCTTCTCGTAACGCTTCCGCGCAGGTCTGTAATCAGAATATATCAAATGAGTTATAAAACTAATCGAAAATAATATCATCCAACGACTTTTCagctaaacatatatatacatattatatgtactatctataataatcaatcaatttCCTAATACTTGTATTACttagaaaatttgtaaaaaaatattttaaacaataaaggtGCACGAAGTACTTATAAATAGGTTACcctattcagtaacagcctgttaatgtcccactgctggaataaggcctcctctccccttttggggagaaggtttgaagcttattccaccacgctgctccaatgcgggttggtggaatacacatgtggcagaatttcgatgaaattagacacatgcaggtttcctcacgatgttttccttcaccgaaaagcacgagatgaattataaacagaaattaagcacaacacattcagaggtgcttgcccgggtttgaacccacgttcatcggttaagattcacgcgttcttgccactgggccatctcgactttcacCTTATTGGTATTTTAGAAATAGAAGTAGCCATATAAAAACTATTCCCCAATCTatgataaaattcaaatatatcttgttaattttttatgtcaattgatatatattaattacaacatagtaaatataaaattttaaataaagagatTTTAGAtaagattgattttattaatattggccttaaaataaattgcatcaTTCAATCAAATGgtagtttttgttttgttaaactaAAGTATAAACTTCTATTATTGGATAAAGAAATTTGAATTGCATGTGCGTTTGTGTACgctaagctccaaaccttctcaaaatggagaggagaccttagcccagcagtgggacattaacaggctgttactgtactgtttgtTGTGTACGAACCGGATGTGCGTGACAGACGCGCGCGATGTCTTCCGCCGCGGCGCCGTACTCCTGCGCCAACACCGCCTCGTTGATGAGCTCGCCGCCGCCCTGCAGTTACACCTTACGTTACTACTATACTTAGGCCGAACCGTGCTTGTAAACCGTGCGAACTTATACAGTGCGGTCTtcgtatttattagtttattttatattttaatagcatgtcatttgaaataattagcgTTAAGATATtgacatattaatatatgtcaatttataaatttgaagtgTGGGAGTGATTTGTAtgatattgaataaaaagtgAATATATTGACGCACGGGTCCAATGATGTGGGTGCCGAGGATGACATCGGTGGCCTTGTCCGCTAACACCTTGACGAATCCATCGGGCTCGCCGTTAGTCTTCGCGCGAGAGTTTGCCAAGAATGGGAATTTACCCACTTTGTATGCACGGCCCTGAAATTGTGTATAGtcttatacaatattaacaaagtccAATAAACACTTACTTATtttaacgttatatatttaaatgaaaatcgtACTTTTTACTAatacttcatttaaattaatatttttcatcattGATTAACTAACATAAAACTTAAAGctgtatcaaaatatataattattgatttttttgaaCACAAACCTCTTTTTTGAGATCCTCCTCCGATTTTCCAACCCAGCCGACTTCTGGTGATGTGTAGATAACAGATGGAATGGCATCATAGTTGAAATGTACTGGCATTCcctacaaattaatattaatgaattagcAAAAGAACATTAAcagtaagaataaaaaatatatataataaagtcttACTTTGATTCCTTCAACACACACAATGCCTTCATCTTCTGCCTTGTGAGCCAACATGGGGCCATGGATAACATCACCAATAGCGTATATTCTACAAATATGACCGTTGATAaggaacaataaaaaaaaaaataatttaaagcacCTTCAAAGAGAAAAGTTTTACATTCTATGAGAGTTATGAgtggattttttaaatttaatcactataaaatatctgtagatcatttaattaataaacaataataaacctacaacatattattataattgtcttgtaacagaaatatttatattcggagtttttgttaaattatgcaCATAATATTAGTTACCTACCCAGGAACGGTGGTCTGGAACTTGTTGTTGACGGGAATGCGTCCTCGGTCGTCTAGGGCAATGCCTACCTTGTCTAGACCGAGACCTCCGGTGAACGGGCGACGACCGATGGAGATGAGAACAACATCGCAGTCCATctagaaaattatttacttactcatactttttaattgcaatatttCTAATATGTTTTCATAGCAAAAAATCTCAATTCTatcttaattttacaaaaacaattggTACATaatcttaacaaaaaaatatatatctgtaaataaatattctaaaatggcctaaaaaaataaaaataattattaaactatgTCAATGTCAACTAATTTAAAACCCTTGAAAAATAtttgagatttatttatataaacaagagTTGTATAAATCTCACACAGTTCAATTTTGTGGCAGTCATGTTTAGATAACATTTTATCACATACTGAtaagaaacaatattaatttgttactaAGATTGAATGTGCTCAAATTGAAATGACTATAGAATATTAATGTGGGCAAAAAATAGCTTTAATAACAGACTTTAAATTTAGGGCACTGTCATACTTACAGTTTCCTTATTACCACCCTTGGCAGCCTCAACGTCAACTTTAACAGCGCCTCCATCTTTTTTTACGCCAGTCACTTTTGTACCTAGTTTAAACTTCATGCCTTGCTTAGTAAGAATCTTCTGTAGGGTTTTTGATACCTCTCCATCAATACCAATacctataaataaacattttacaagCAATTTCATATGagtctataattaaaaaattgagcTTTCACTTGTTATAAAGTTAAACAATCAAGTATTCAATTTCTTATAATTACCTCCTATACTTTCTAGGAACTCTATGGCAGTGACATCTGCTCCTAGTCTCTGGTAAACTGAGCCC
This window encodes:
- the LOC126768820 gene encoding dihydrolipoyl dehydrogenase, which encodes MGYKFLKLASSSIRNGNIRIGVRQYATTHDADIVVIGSGPGGYVAAIKAAQLGLKTISVEKDPSLGGTCLNVGCIPSKALLHNSHLYHMAKHDFKHRGIEVGEVKFDFNAMMTYKANAVKALTGGIAMLFNKNKVQLVRGVGSIVAPNKVQVQGEKGVETINTKNILIATGSEVTPFPGVTFDEQQIITSTGALSLPKVPKKMLVIGAGVIGLELGSVYQRLGADVTAIEFLESIGGIGIDGEVSKTLQKILTKQGMKFKLGTKVTGVKKDGGAVKVDVEAAKGGNKETMDCDVVLISIGRRPFTGGLGLDKVGIALDDRGRIPVNNKFQTTVPGIYAIGDVIHGPMLAHKAEDEGIVCVEGIKGMPVHFNYDAIPSVIYTSPEVGWVGKSEEDLKKEGRAYKVGKFPFLANSRAKTNGEPDGFVKVLADKATDVILGTHIIGPGGGELINEAVLAQEYGAAAEDIARVCHAHPTCAEALREANLAAYSGKPINF